Proteins found in one Campylobacter canadensis genomic segment:
- a CDS encoding glycosyltransferase family 2 protein gives MFSVIIPLFNKQQYIKRAILSCLNQSFSDYEIIVIDDNSCDLSLQILNEFKDKRIKIIKNKENKGTFASRNYGLLNAKNDFICFLDPDDYFLKDAFLHLKNSINEADIVCFNAFVHRVKTKEFYSYENAFFKKDEHLLFLLKQRHFCWSVWAKLFKKELLFNALKYLKINEHLCYFEDFLLCFCAFNLAKTIKTSKKIIYQYEFSEDGIYESKLRLKQNYNDFLKVKEYILYLMQNDFKNQLFNEKIKLVLDKNQKDLLHRIQKEAL, from the coding sequence ATGTTTAGCGTAATTATCCCCTTATTTAATAAGCAGCAATATATAAAAAGAGCAATTTTAAGCTGCTTAAATCAATCTTTTAGCGATTATGAAATAATTGTAATTGATGATAATAGTTGCGATTTATCACTGCAAATTCTAAATGAATTTAAAGATAAAAGAATAAAAATTATTAAAAATAAAGAAAACAAAGGTACTTTTGCAAGTAGAAATTATGGGCTACTTAATGCTAAAAATGATTTTATTTGTTTTTTAGACCCTGATGATTATTTTTTAAAAGATGCTTTTTTACATTTAAAAAATAGTATAAACGAAGCTGATATTGTATGTTTTAACGCCTTTGTGCATAGGGTTAAGACTAAAGAATTTTATTCTTACGAAAATGCTTTTTTTAAAAAAGATGAGCATTTATTATTTTTACTAAAACAAAGGCATTTTTGCTGGTCGGTTTGGGCAAAATTATTTAAAAAAGAGCTTTTGTTTAATGCTTTAAAATATTTAAAAATTAATGAACATTTGTGCTATTTTGAAGATTTTTTACTTTGTTTTTGTGCTTTTAATTTAGCAAAAACAATTAAAACATCTAAAAAAATCATTTATCAATATGAGTTTAGTGAAGATGGAATTTATGAATCAAAGCTTAGATTAAAACAAAATTATAATGATTTTTTAAAGGTAAAAGAATATATTTTATATCTAATGCAAAATGATTTTAAAAATCAACTTTTTAATGAAAAAATAAAACTTGTTTTAGATAAAAATCAAAAAGATTTATTACATAGAATACAAAAGGAGGCTTTATGA